One Spodoptera frugiperda isolate SF20-4 chromosome 10, AGI-APGP_CSIRO_Sfru_2.0, whole genome shotgun sequence genomic region harbors:
- the LOC118277659 gene encoding uncharacterized protein LOC118277659: MLMCMVAFVPILLLLNGIDTTLLEPAKQCVPTTSVRGPCHLCVCSSEGIFHCRPKECEEDDAQSNEATEDCQPNNLYRINNRFCTCSNDGYWESENCEEEFHYLHPKKGINNYYLRTSVACTPNEYFLIDCNLCRCSPKGIIDVTLCTNRYCGQGHKADICAYGDVLRTENELCSCSDINYYIDRLCIRILNEPIQIVPTREIMKLDDVGKTRSVLRVDCNTDAVYEVNCNKCLCKNGDLVCTDAVCEHKKGAVRAEKKNEIEILPELKSVVGAVCQPGRRYRYKCNICSCTKDGFPSCTTMVCLEDYVLDIKSLRGLLSSNSVANNRISIPFHKPILAKDVTKSKKLQDIKYGMKCVPGQTYKMDCNTCRCGYHNNLLCTKAICIDQKQTEIIKEPDPEPIQTKKSSSSSKVVDLNSIIGKKKKIRRIIRRENKRYLNIGTTGLPTLPLSNICMPGRIYQSGCRRCYCKANKSASCSNENACNETKVVRLLKPEDVRPPVKDKEFRDLPELPNTAAPCAPGTTYKVDCNVCLCDEFQNLMCDKMLCVSFSDVHKAEAMQKSGLPCNSNDFTENMVLQSKCVECTCNGTTFCVAKANCITEAETMQRSISGRRTFDMKSEKCIPDKVYHDDCNRCYCQKDRTLRCTQKRCLNYREAVELQEQQKYLLEHGL, encoded by the exons ATGTTGATGTGTATGGTCGCGTTTGTACCAATTCTTTTATTACTGAACGGCATAGACACGACTTTAT TGGAGCCGGCGAAGCAATGTGTGCCCACTACGTCAGTTCGAGGTCCGTGTCACCTCTGCGTTTGTTCCTCTGAGGGAATCTTCCACTGTCGTCCCAAGGAGTGCGAAGAGGATGACGCACAGA GCAACGAAGCTACAGAAGACTGCCAACCCAACAATTTATATCGAATCAACAACAGATTCTGCACCTGTAGCAACGACGGCTACTGGGAATCCGAGAACTGCGAAGAGGAGTTCCACTATCTCCACCCAAAAAAGGGCATTAACAACTATTACTTAAGAACCAGTGTCGCGTGCACACCCAACGAATACTTCCTCATAGATTGCAACCTATGTCGATGTTCCCCCAAAGGCATCATCGATGTAACTTTATGCACTAATAGGTACTGTGGCCAAGGACATAAGGCTGATATTTGCGCGTACGGCGACGTCCTACGCACAGAAAACGAACTGTGCTCTTGTAGCGACATCAACTACTACATAGACCGCCTTTGCATAAGAATCTTAAATGAACCGATTCAAATTGTACCGACTAGAGAGATTATGAAATTGGATGATGTTGGAAAAACTAGGTCTGTTTTGAGGGTGGATTGTAACACAGATGCTGTTTATGAAGTCAATTGTAACAAATGCCTTTGTAAGAACGGTGATCTGGTGTGCACTGATGCAGTTTGTGAGCATAAGAAAGGAGCTGTGAGGGCTGAAAAGAAGAATGAGATAGAGATTCTACCTGAACTGAAGAGTGTAGTTGGCGCCGTGTGTCAGCCCGGGAGGAGATACCGTTACAAGTGTAACATTTGTTCTTGTACTAAGGATGGTTTCCCATCCTGTACCACCATGGTCTGCCTGGAAGATTACGTGTTAGATATAAAATCTCTTAGAGGACTGTTGTCTAGCAATAGTGTAGC AAATAATCGCATTTCAATTCCGTTTCATAAACCGATTTTAGCCAAAGATGTGACGAAATCCAAGAAGTTACAAGATATTAAGTATGGGATGAAATGTGTTCCCGGACAGACTTATAAGATGGACTGCAATACATGCCGTTGTGGATATCACAATAACCTGTTATGTACTAAGGCGATATGCATCGATCAAAAGCAGACGGAAATAATCAAGGAACCAGATCCAGAACCGATACAAACAAAGAAAAGTAGCAGCTCATCTAAAGTCGTAGACCTAAACAGTATTATaggaaagaaaaagaagataaGAAGAATTATTAGAAGGGAGAATAAGAGGTACCTAAACATAGGCACTACAGGGTTAcctacactgccactcagtaATATTTGCATGCCAGGAAGAATTTACCAGAGTGGCTGCCGAAGATGTTACTGCAAGGCAAATAAGTCGGCATCGTGTTCAAATGAAAATGCTTGCAATGAAACAAAAG TGGTTCGACTATTAAAACCAGAGGACGTTAGGCCTCCGGTGAAGGACAAAGAGTTCAGGGATCTGCCTGAACTGCCCAACACTGCGGCTCCTTGCGCACCAGGCACCACCTATAAAGTCGACTGTAATGTTTGCCTTTGCGATGAATTCCAGAATCTAATGTGCGACAAAATGCTATGTGTTAGCTTTTCTGACGTGCATAAAGCGGAGGCTATGCAGAAATCTG gACTTCCATGCAACTCCAACGATTTCACGGAGAATATGGTGTTGCAGTCTAAATGCGTTGAGTGCACCTGTAATGGCACCACTTTTTGCGTCGCTAAAGCAAACTGCATCACTGAAGCTGAAACCATGCAGCGGAGTATCAGTGGAAGAAGGACATTCGATATGAAATCAGAAAAATGCATACCTGACAAAGTCTACCA TGATGATTGCAACAGGTGCTACTGTCAAAAAGACCGCACTTTACGTTGTACGCAGAAAAGATGCCTCAATTACAGAGAGGCAGTTGAATTACAAGAGCAGCAAAAATACTTACTTGAACATGGACTTTAA
- the LOC118277334 gene encoding uncharacterized protein LOC118277334 codes for MFITVVFVTLFTKTILGDGSYHSCVPNTQFLMNGRLCYCNSMGRWSDGTCQTIGRRQTCQPGQIIWEECSQCICQDNGKLLCTDTECSEDVTKKNTTNLEMGSELWCTPFRSYYINCSLCVCPASGKMSEARCATDSSCSLKGPNVSLDMLTQNVCIPKVMYLFSCLHCLCSDEGSFIQNKCVETCHKLPKSARRCIPRTFYRVDCNVYRCPETGVPDETMRSKTNCNKKLNPLTSLVNLRNITMPCTANKYTKPKCIYCECNSQGVVNESSCLEQECLKIEDFKYDSVKSTCSPGELVPTCMECFCPRSGFTTEKYCTRVCSFQNKLIMLERVLKDTNTSIDRNTVKEVNGGDTCEPNSLIVDQGRHCLCPENGNANLKLCTSVTDVITGPKKTQRVLIDNNSIIDYNVTCEPNTFIEFGCNTCYCTKDGKINAKWCTFDDCQSKNTIQESHRSRIESMKTQTMPTCVAGSITKVDCNFCICSPSGLVKDRSCTNNTCSGKYKPVFNEFSCEPSSYYTVDCNICFCGTDGIKNVHKCTKNQCESNFLRSDSCSPGELFSDDCNICVCPPNGDKKDKACTNRTCSESDTPWKKIFKLSQNLSGNQVVEDSTKNLDLCFPGEEFQQDCKICICPDVGLREYASCTPASCDKSKIISTSKPLSILRGDYSEDRFGYDFVGGDTEGVEEEMRDADDGVASLLRGTDREGEEEEPFINTRRESNCITYNVTDSSERQICTPGSQYIIRCRICICPYMGNINHFCRPLPPHQYCEQAFPNFNYVPMGRRVGSGNTNTTVNGTLKYPIQVTIPHNHTMHRCEKPGKLTDDCFICECESDRILVEEHCYKSEDKACVNATPSFMKFGEHPIYVKHYNKDEKVV; via the exons ATGTTTATAACTGTagtatttgttacattattcACAAAAACAATCCTTGGGGATGGCAGTTATC ATTCATGTGTACCAAACACACAGTTCTTAATGAATGGCCGACTATGTTACTGCAACAGTATGGGCCGTTGGAGTGACGGCACATGTCAGACGATAGGACGACGACAAACCTGCCAACCAGGCCAGATCATTTGGGAGGAATGTAGCCAGTGCATCTGTCAGGATAATGGAAAGCTCCTCTGCACAGACACAGAATGCTCTGAAGATGTAACGAAGAAGAATACGACTAATTTAGAGATGGGGTCCGAATTGTGGTGCACTCCGTTCAGGTCTTACTACATCAATTGCAGTCTCTGCGTGTGCCCTGCGTCTGGGAAGATGTCAGAAGCCCGCTGCGCCACTGACTCCTCATGCTCCCTAAAAGGCCCCAATGTCTCCCTCGACATGCTCACACAGAACGTTTGTATACCAAAGGTCATGTACTTGTTCAGCTGCCTACACTGCTTATGTTCTGATGAAGGTTCCTTTATTCAGAATAAATGCGTAGAAACATGTCATAAGCTCCCTAAATCAGCAAGGAGATGTATACCCAGAACCTTCTACCGAGTCGATTGTAATGTTTACCGATGTCCAGAAACAGGTGTACCCGATGAAACTATGAGATCTAAAACGAATTGCAATAAGAAACTTAATCCACTCACTTCTTTAGTTAATCTGAGAAATATCACAATGCCGTGTACAGCCAATAAATATACGAAACCAAAATGCATTTATTGCGAATGTAACTCACAGGGCGTTGTGAACGAAAGCAGTTGCTTAGAACAAGAATGTTTGAAAATTGAAGACTTCAAGTATGACTCTGTTAAGAGCACGTGTAGTCCTGGAGAGCTGGTGCCTACTTGCATGGAATGTTTTTGTCCCCGAAGCGGTTTCACCACAGAAAAGTATTGCACGAGAGTCTGCTCGTTCCAGAATAAGTTGATCATGCTAGAACGAGTGTTGAAGGACACAAACACTTCCATAGACCGAAATACTGTAAAGGAAGTTAATGGTGGTGATACTTGCGAGCCTAATTCTCTTATAGTCGACCAGGGCAGGCATTGTTTATGTCCAGAAAACGGTAATGCTAATCTCAAGCTCTGCACTTCAGTCACTGATGTTATTACTGGTCCTAAGAAAACTCAAAGAGtattaatagataataattcCATCATTGATTACAATGTAACTTGTGAACCAAATACATTCATTGAATTCGGATGTAACACTTGTTATTGCACAAAAGATGGAAAAATCAACGCGAAATGGTGTACTTTTGATGACTGTCAATCTAAGAATACAATACAAGAGTCGCACAGGAGTCGCATTGAGTCCATGAAAACACAAACGATGCCTACATGTGTTGCAGGATCGATCACAAAAGTAgattgtaatttttgtatttgcAGTCCATCTGGGTTAGTGAAGGATAGATCGTGCACCAACAACACTTGTAGCGGTAAATACAAGCCGGtcttcaatgaattttcatGCGAACCGTCATCCTATTACACGGTCGATTGCAACATTTGCTTCTGTGGGACAGATGGTATCAAAAACGTGCACAAGTGCACTAAAAATCAATGCGAGTCTAATTTCCTGAGGTCTGATTCCTGCTCTCCGGGTGAGCTGTTTAGTGACGACTGCAACATCTGCGTCTGTCCACCAAATGGAGATAAGAAGGACAAAGCTTGCACAAATAGAACATGCTCCGAATCAGATACACCTTGGAAAAAGATATTTAAGCTGTCACAGAATCTATCAGGCAACCAGGTGGTAGAAGACTCGACAAAGAATTTGGACCTCTGCTTTCCCGGTGAGGAGTTTCAACAAGATTGTAAAATCTGTATCTGTCCAGACGTTGGGTTAAGAGAGTATGCGTCGTGTACACCCGCGTCGTGTGACAAATCGAAAATTATTAGTACA TCAAAACCACTGAGTATTTTAAGAGGAGATTACAGTGAAGATAGATTCGGCTATGATTTTGTTGGTGGTGACACTGAAGGAGTTGAGGAGGAAATGAGGGATGCTGATGATGGAGTAGCCAGTCTGTTGAGGGGAACTGATAGGGAAGGAGAGGAAGAGGAACCATTCATCAATACTCGAAGGGAATCGAACTGTATCACTTACAATGTCACCGACAGTTCTGAGAGACAAATTTGTACACCAGGATCCCAGTATATTATAAG GTGTCGGATATGCATCTGTCCTTACATGGGCAACATCAACCATTTCTGTCGCCCGCTGCCCCCGCATCAGTACTGTGAACAGGCGTTCCCAAACTTCAACTATGTTCCTATGGGCAGGAGAGTTGGAAGCG GTAATACTAATACAACAGTGAATGGAACCCTGAAATACCCGATCCAGGTGACGATTCCTCACAACCACACGATGCACAGGTGCGAGAAACCAGGCAAACTGACGGACGATTGCTTTATCTGTGAATGTGAATCGGACAGAATCCTTGTCGAAGAACATTGTTACAAGAGTGAAGACAAGGCTTGCGTTAATGCTACTCCATCTTTCATGAAATTTGGAGAACACCCTATTTATGTTAAACACTACAATAAGGATGAAAAAGTAGTGTAA